The following coding sequences lie in one Zingiber officinale cultivar Zhangliang chromosome 2B, Zo_v1.1, whole genome shotgun sequence genomic window:
- the LOC122048477 gene encoding pentatricopeptide repeat-containing protein At1g50270-like, whose protein sequence is MAMRNLITWNALIVGLIRNKLYCDAMEAFRSLLNDDGLLTPNQVNLSSVLSACSNVCTIRFGRAVHDLVVKLAMELSLAYVRNSLIDMYCKCGCLEEVAKVFDRCPDRDVVTWNVMMMGWIESD, encoded by the coding sequence atggCTATGAGGAACCTCATCACTTGGAATGCGTTGATTGTGGGGCTTATCCGCAACAAGCTGTACTGTGACGCGATGGAAGCTTTTCGCTCGTTGTTGAACGATGATGGGCTCTTGACCCCTAATCAAGTGAACTTGTCCAGCGTGCTGAGTGCATGCTCAAATGTGTGTACCATCAGATTTGGGAGAGCGGTGCATGACTTGGTGGTTAAACTTGCAATGGAGTTGTCTTTGGCCTATGTGAGGAACTCGCTCATTGACATGTACTGTAAATGTGGGTGCTTGGAAGAAGTTGCAAAGGTGTTCGACAGATGTCCCGACAGAGATGTTGTGACTTGGAATGTTATGATGATGGGTTGGATTGAAAGTGATTGA